In Desulfovibrio sp. UCD-KL4C, a single genomic region encodes these proteins:
- the pta gene encoding phosphate acetyltransferase, with protein MSNNLYITATEEKSGKSAIALGVMQLLLRDIQNVAIFRPIINDNQTGSRDHDINLLMSYFNLDINYEDTYAYTLKEARELINSGKHSLLLENILNKYSKLEEKFDFVLCEGTDFQGKDQNFEFDINAEIAANLSCPVLLVANGRGKTTEDIIASTQLVIDALEDKGVDTVAAIINRTSVSSTEMSEIISGIKSNTRCAQDLLVYGIAEDESLGNPSMNDVRKWLDASVLYGHGRLDTLVDDYVIAAMRIGNFLEYIEGGSLIITPGDRSDIILSSLASRLSTSFPDISGILLTGGLQPSPSVHRLIEGWTGVPIPILSVDTNTYRTTQILSELYGRIDPEDQRKTASALGIFESHVDSNELRHRLVSRKSDKVTPKMFEYKLVQKAKANKQCIVLPEGTAERVLRAADILTRRGVADIVLLGKADEVGSKISALGLDMNNVRILDPESSPQFESYCEAYFKLREHKGIRMSDAKDRMLDPTYFGSMMVHMGDADGMVSGSITTTAQTIRPAFEFIKTKPSASIVSSVFLMCLKDRVLVFGDCAVNPNPNAEQLAEIALSSAQTARIFGVEPRVALLSYSTGQSGKGADVDKVKEAARIAKERDPELMIEGPIQYDAAIDPTVARTKLPDSQVAGRATVFIFPDLNTGNNTYKAVQRSAEQSVAIGPVLQGLNKPVNDLSRGCTVPDIVNTVAITAIQAQAEKGLI; from the coding sequence GTGTCTAATAATTTGTATATTACTGCCACCGAAGAGAAAAGCGGTAAATCTGCTATCGCTTTGGGCGTAATGCAATTGCTACTTAGAGACATACAAAATGTCGCAATTTTCAGGCCTATTATCAATGATAATCAGACTGGCTCTCGCGACCATGATATCAATCTTTTGATGAGTTATTTTAATCTTGATATCAATTATGAGGACACATACGCTTACACTCTTAAAGAGGCTAGAGAGCTTATAAACAGTGGTAAACATTCACTGCTGCTCGAAAACATTCTGAATAAATATAGTAAGCTTGAAGAAAAATTCGACTTCGTCCTTTGTGAAGGAACCGATTTTCAGGGAAAAGACCAGAACTTTGAATTTGATATCAACGCGGAAATAGCCGCTAACCTCAGTTGCCCTGTTTTGCTTGTAGCAAACGGCAGAGGAAAAACCACAGAAGATATCATTGCTTCAACTCAGCTTGTTATTGATGCTTTGGAAGACAAGGGTGTAGATACTGTTGCTGCCATAATTAACAGAACCTCAGTTAGTTCTACTGAAATGTCTGAAATCATTTCCGGCATTAAGAGTAATACCAGATGTGCTCAGGATCTGCTTGTTTACGGTATTGCTGAAGACGAAAGTCTCGGTAATCCAAGTATGAATGATGTACGTAAATGGCTTGATGCTTCAGTTCTTTATGGACACGGCAGACTTGATACGCTTGTAGATGATTATGTTATCGCTGCTATGCGTATCGGTAACTTCCTGGAATATATTGAAGGTGGAAGCCTGATTATTACTCCCGGTGACCGTTCCGATATCATTTTGAGCAGTCTTGCATCCAGACTTTCTACTTCATTTCCAGATATCTCCGGTATTCTTCTTACCGGCGGATTGCAGCCCAGCCCTAGCGTGCATAGGTTGATTGAAGGATGGACTGGAGTTCCAATTCCTATTCTTTCCGTAGATACAAATACTTATCGCACAACTCAGATTCTGAGCGAACTTTACGGACGTATCGATCCTGAAGATCAGCGTAAAACAGCTTCCGCTTTGGGAATATTTGAATCTCATGTTGATTCAAATGAACTCAGACATCGCCTTGTTTCAAGAAAATCTGACAAAGTTACTCCTAAAATGTTTGAGTATAAACTTGTTCAGAAAGCAAAAGCTAACAAGCAGTGCATAGTTTTACCTGAAGGAACTGCTGAAAGAGTTTTACGCGCAGCTGATATTCTTACTCGTCGCGGAGTAGCAGACATAGTTCTTCTTGGTAAGGCTGATGAAGTTGGGTCTAAGATTTCTGCTCTCGGTCTTGATATGAATAATGTCAGAATTCTTGACCCTGAATCTTCTCCTCAGTTTGAAAGCTATTGCGAAGCTTATTTTAAACTTCGTGAGCACAAAGGTATTCGCATGTCTGATGCTAAAGATAGAATGCTTGATCCTACCTATTTCGGTTCTATGATGGTCCATATGGGCGATGCAGACGGAATGGTTTCAGGTTCTATCACAACAACTGCACAGACAATCCGTCCTGCTTTTGAATTTATTAAGACAAAACCTAGCGCATCTATTGTTTCCAGTGTTTTCCTGATGTGCCTTAAAGATCGTGTTCTTGTCTTTGGTGACTGCGCAGTCAACCCTAATCCTAATGCTGAACAGCTGGCTGAAATTGCTTTAAGCTCTGCTCAAACTGCACGGATCTTTGGTGTTGAACCTAGAGTAGCTCTACTTTCTTACTCAACTGGTCAGTCCGGTAAAGGTGCTGATGTTGATAAAGTTAAAGAAGCTGCCCGCATTGCTAAAGAGCGTGATCCTGAGCTTATGATTGAAGGTCCTATTCAGTATGACGCTGCAATCGATCCTACTGTTGCTAGAACAAAACTTCCGGATAGTCAGGTAGCAGGGCGCGCAACTGTGTTCATCTTCCCTGATCTTAATACCGGAAACAATACATACAAAGCTGTACAGCGTTCAGCTGAACAGTCAGTTGCAATCGGACCTGTTTTACAGGGACTTAA